In Saccharomyces cerevisiae S288C chromosome XV, complete sequence, the following proteins share a genomic window:
- the SPR1 gene encoding glucan 1,3-beta-glucosidase (Sporulation-specific exo-1,3-beta-glucanase; contributes to ascospore thermoresistance; SPR1 has a paralog, EXG1, that arose from the whole genome duplication) — translation MVSFRGLTTLTLLFTKLVNCNPVSTKNRDSIQFIYKEKDSIYSAINNQAINEKIHGVNLGGWLVLEPYITPSLFETFRTNPYNDDGIPVDEYHFCEKLGYEKAKERLYSHWSTFYKEEDFAKIASQGFNLVRIPIGYWAFTTLSHDPYVTAEQEYFLDRAIDWARKYGLKVWIDLHGAAGSQNGFDNSGLRDSYKFLEDENLSATMKALTYILSKYSTDVYLDTVIGIELLNEPLGPVIDMERLKNLLLKPAYDYLRNKINSNQIIVIHDAFQPYHYWDGFLNDEKNEYGVIIDHHHYQVFSQVELTRKMNERIKIACQWGKDAVSEKHWSVAGEFSAALTDCTKWLNGVGLGARYDGSWTKDNEKSHYINTCANNENIALWPEERKQNTRKFIEAQLDAFEMTGGWIMWCYKTENSIEWDVEKLIQLNIFPQPINDRKYPNQCH, via the coding sequence ATGGTTTCGTTCAGAGGGCTGACTACACTAACACTACTTTTTACCAAATTAGTAAACTGTAATCCTGTTTCCACAAAAAATAGGGACTCTATACAGTTTAtttataaagaaaaggataGTATATACTCTGCCATCAACAATCAAGccatcaatgaaaaaattcatggAGTCAATTTGGGTGGGTGGCTAGTATTGGAGCCGTATATTACACCTTCTTTATTCGAGACTTTCCGTACTAATCCGTACAACGATGACGGTATTCCTGTTGATGAATACCATTTTTGTGAAAAATTAGGCTATGAAAAGGCAAAGGAACGCCTTTATAGTCATTGGTCGACGTTCTATAAAGAGGAAGACTTCGCGAAAATTGCTTCTCAAGGCTTCAATTTGGTTAGAATTCCTATTGGGTATTGGGCCTTTACAACGTTGAGTCATGATCCCTATGTTACCGCCGAGCAGGAATATTTTCTAGACCGGGCTATCGATTGGGCTAGGAAATATGGTTTGAAAGTATGGATTGATCTTCATGGAGCCGCTGGTTCACAAAACGGATTTGATAACTCAGGGTTGAGGGATTCATATAAGTTTCtggaagatgaaaatttaaGCGCCACCATGAAAGCTTTAACGTATATTTTAAGCAAATACTCAACAGACGTATACCTGGACACCGTTATTGGAATCGAATTGCTCAATGAACCGTTAGGTCCAGTTATTGACATGgaaagattgaaaaatttgctTTTGAAGCCGGCTTATGACTATTTgagaaataaaattaatAGCAACCAGATCATTGTAATACATGATGCTTTTCAACCTTACCATTATTGGGATGGGTTTTtgaatgatgaaaagaacGAATATGGCGTCATAATTGaccatcatcattatcagGTGTTCTCGCAGGTGGAattaacaagaaaaatgaatgaaCGTATCAAAATCGCCTGCCAATGGGGGAAAGATGCCGTAAGCGAGAAGCATTGGTCCGTAGCAGGCGAATTTTCAGCGGCCTTAACAGATTGTACAAAGTGGTTAAATGGGGTTGGTCTAGGTGCCAGATATGATGGAAGTTGGACCAAagacaatgaaaaatctcATTACATAAATACGTGTGCAAACAACGAGAATATTGCCTTGTGGCCCGAAGAGAGAAAACAGAACACTAGAAAGTTTATCGAGGCTCAATTAGATGCTTTTGAAATGACTGGTGGATGGATAATGTGGTGTTACAAGACAGAGAATAGTATCGAATGggatgttgaaaaattgattcAACTCAACATTTTTCCGCAACCTATCAACGATAGGAAATATCCTAACCAATGtcattga
- the IES4 gene encoding Ies4p (Component of the INO80 chromatin remodeling complex; target of the Mec1p/Tel1p DNA damage signaling pathway; proposed to link chromatin remodeling to replication checkpoint responses) has product MSQESSVLSESQEQLANNPKIEDTSPPSANSRDNSKPVLPWDYKNKAIEIKSFSGYKVNFTGWIRRDVREERQRGSEFTASDVKGSDDKATRKKEPADEDPEVKQLEKEGEDGLDS; this is encoded by the coding sequence ATGTCCCAAGAAAGTAGTGTTTTATCAGAATCGCAAGAACAACTAGCCAATAACCCTAAAATAGAGGATACAAGCCCTCCCTCTGCCAATTCGAGAGATAATAGCAAACCTGTACTTCCGTGGGATTACAAGAATAAAGCCATAGAGATCAAGAGCTTCAGTGGTTATAAGGTAAATTTCACCGGCTGGATAAGAAGAGACGTAAGAGAAGAACGTCAAAGGGGAAGCGAGTTTACTGCATCTGACGTTAAAGGATCAGATGACAAAGCtacaaggaaaaaagaaccAGCAGATGAGGATCCTGAAGTAAAAcaacttgaaaaagaaggagaGGATGGACTGGACTCATAA
- the MSB1 gene encoding Msb1p (hypothetical protein; may be involved in positive regulation of 1,3-beta-glucan synthesis and the Pkc1p-MAPK pathway; multicopy suppressor of temperature-sensitive mutations in CDC24 and CDC42, and of mutations in BEM4; potential Cdc28p substrate; relocalizes from bud neck to cytoplasm upon DNA replication stress), which produces MNDMAKPLPTPPTAEIRKSRSNSPKKAQKTNLSPNKNQNNEKNVPRSNGRTKNEHNSMDDEEFEFFHQFSREKVKGVIHVITAELKEKGPDVEFLMIPFRPEQTNDKLLTLLNQLFPLGNGQPVNEKKQLRIVSKADVWTLFQCLKYIWCRLPNSEIIGWKSYLEFKFREEDKKFPRKSFLEIMPQCLASPNHASIVYDFFDLIISISSNSRVNKMSARKISKMCAIWAFSKQIPNSDIQDYDFESAAMKSFAPNNSIQDGLDQWIPASDAMFHLLLAFLRSFVPQDLESAKLPRTLKSLLFNNQYPPRKSTAYTSETILTIPLVTLKTDVFSRKPWQLLERCNDLLDFSDHDAFEAREDYALLKSLFRKKNTVEGISRKMSQESRRLMKAMSTKHSTFQPGWAPRECIENISHLKECIEVKRLDIDDYFIWTWLSSLSFEQTSEKKKIFGRSIILEFEFDGFKKWVVFQECDITLDYNKKGQLKKKTSAQSPTTEKELPPDDFELEDPPLSKSPTLSQTYKKFQAEVPQQSTVRRDSAPDNQGIYHTVISKNALTKNKHNVNLHSFEHKISKWNPLNNLRKKSGSNSSSSSFEEKSKDAPIREEYHTNKNHKSKKEERVLSQFSTLNPDEYQLPVIETGSSNFKIEIPELMYEHDDDDSDKLKNSQKRATDSAIEELNGMVEEMMINEPDDVKISITEAETFESLTKFDQYKPSNITDDDLQSSHSSAVHSLKLSTNTNDSCADSSKYTADRKLAEPRKISEESKVNDDSSSYYSPNINNLPASRMPSQPTYSNSDSKKAFTNESRLNVLQGAVSPSQQVTPKPYKNAPGDCVSPVQQKYYQNDRRNEMSPASAPVPPSAYSPARSPQFSTNSAGFKQNTINVPVGYNDPAHVLANQPHMTYRDQHNYPSHQQKQRPFQNNIVPPELKSRNQRADASPIPQHMVPVKQGVPNLPSNVPLYQQMERMNPNHQHPVNTYKVTQPPYHNNTTNAYGNSRAGNAHMLDGKWSNNPPQMVPKGVRPNQYPQQHVNRYSPQAQPVVPAEYYNGPPPMRAPPMMSHMVPAQEPIRYTAGANRRSFPQGMQQNAYSVPAQPMGAVNSEFYLPEAPQGNKLHGNINKRQERKKLYDNIRSGNFGI; this is translated from the coding sequence ATGAACGATATGGCAAAACCTCTCCCAACTCCACCGACTGCTGAGATCAGGAAAAGTCGATCCAATTCACCAAAAAAAGCTCAGAAAACAAATCTAAGTCCAAACAAAAATCAGAATAATGAGAAAAATGTACCTAGATCAAACGGAAGAACCAAAAACGAACACAATAGTATGGATGACGAAGAGTTTGAATTCTTCCATCAATTTAGTCGGGAGAAAGTTAAAGGCGTCATACACGTAATCACCGCTGAACTTAAGGAAAAAGGTCCAGATGTTGAATTTTTAATGATACCGTTCAGGCCGGAACAGACGAACGACAAATTGCTGACATTACTAAATCAGCTATTCCCACTAGGAAACGGTCAACCAGTCaacgaaaaaaaacagcTCAGAATTGTTTCCAAGGCCGATGTCTGGACTTTATTTCAATGCTTAAAATACATTTGGTGCAGACTTCCAAATTCAGAAATCATAGGCTGGAAATCTTATTTGGAGTTTAAATTCAGggaagaagataaaaaatttcctcgaaaatcatttttggaaattatGCCTCAATGTCTAGCTTCCCCAAATCATGCATCAATCGTTTACGATTTTTTTGACTTGattatttcaatttcatcaaattcaagaGTTAATAAAATGAGTGCTAGAAAAATATCGAAGATGTGTGCAATCTGGGCGTTTAGTAAACAGATACCAAATTCTGATATCCAAGATTACGATTTTGAATCAGCCGCCATGAAGTCTTTTGCCCCCAACAATTCCATACAAGATGGGCTAGATCAGTGGATTCCGGCTTCAGATGCCATGTTTCACCTACTCTTAGCATTTCTAAGAAGTTTTGTCCCTCAAGATCTTGAATCGGCAAAGCTGCCGCGCACACTTAAGAGTTTACTATTCAATAATCAGTATCctccaagaaaatcaacAGCGTACACATCAGAGACAATCCTAACCATTCCTCTGGTAACTTTAAAAACAGACGTCTTTTCGAGAAAACCTTGGCAATTATTGGAGCGTTGCAATGATCTTCTTGATTTCAGTGATCATGATGCATTCGAAGCAAGAGAGGACTACGCTTTATTAAAGTCTTTAttcagaaagaaaaatacagtGGAGGGAATTAGCAGGAAAATGTCCCAGGAGTCAAGAAGGTTGATGAAAGCAATGTCTACCAAACATTCAACATTTCAACCAGGTTGGGCTCCCAGAGAAtgtattgaaaatatttctcATTTAAAAGAATGTATTGAGGTTAAAAGACTAGATATCGATGATTATTTTATTTGGACTTGGTTATCGTCCCTTTCTTTCGAACAAACAtccgaaaagaaaaaaatttttggaagatctattatattggaatttgaatttgatggaTTTAAAAAATGGGTGGTTTTCCAAGAATGTGATATAACGTTAGATTATAATAAAAAGGgtcaattgaagaaaaagacttCTGCACAGTCACCAACGACCGAAAAGGAACTACCTCCTGATGACTTTGAATTAGAAGATCCACCTCTCTCCAAATCTCCTACACTATCTCAGACCTACAAAAAATTCCAAGCTGAGGTACCTCAGCAAAGTACTGTTCGAAGGGATTCAGCACCCGATAACCAAGGAATCTATCACACAGTCATTAGTAAAAATGCATTGACTAAAAATAAGCATAATGTGAATTTGCATTCTTTTGAACATAAAATCTCCAAATGGAATCCTCTAAACAACCTGCGAAAGAAAAGCGGTAGTAACTCTAGTAGTTCATCATTTGaggaaaaaagtaaagacGCTCCCATCCGCGAAGAATACCATACCAACAAAAATCACAAAtcgaaaaaagaagagcGAGTACTATCTCAGTTTAGCACACTTAATCCTGATGAATATCAGTTACCAGTAATAGAGACCGGTTCATCAAACTTTAAGATTGAAATACCGGAATTAATGTACGAACACGATGATGACGACAGTGACAAACTTAAAAATTCCCAGAAAAGAGCTACCGACTCAGCTATTGAAGAATTAAACGGTATGGTTGAAGAAATGATGATTAATGAGCCAGACGATGTAAAAATCTCCATAACTGAGGCAGAGACTTTCGAATCATTGACAAAGTTTGATCAATATAAGCCATCCAATATAACTGACGATGACTTACAAAGCAGCCATTCAAGCGCCGTTCACTCATTGAAGCTAAGTACAAATACAAATGATTCTTGCGCTGATAGTTCCAAATACACCGCTGATAGGAAATTAGCGGAACCTAGAAAGATTTCTGAGGAATCCAAAGTCAACGACGATTCATCATCATATTATTCTCCAAATATCAACAACTTGCCGGCATCAAGAATGCCTAGTCAACCCACTTATTCAAATTCGGATTCGAAAAAGGCATTTACGAATGAGTCTCGCCTGAACGTCTTACAAGGTGCAGTCAGTCCATCTCAACAGGTAACACCAAAACCATATAAAAATGCGCCTGGAGACTGTGTATCTCCTGTTCAGCAAAAATACTATCAGAACGATCGTAGAAATGAAATGTCGCCTGCAAGTGCACCAGTTCCACCTTCTGCATATTCACCTGCGAGGTCTCCACAATTCTCCACCAATTCGGCTGGATTCAAGCAGAACACGATTAATGTACCCGTTGGGTATAATGATCCTGCTCACGTTTTAGCAAATCAACCACATATGACATATCGGGACCAGCATAATTATCCATCTCACCAACAAAAACAACGTCCCTTCCAAAACAATATTGTGCCCCCAGAACTAAAGTCCAGAAATCAACGGGCAGATGCTTCACCTATTCCCCAACATATGGTGCCAGTAAAACAAGGTGTGCCCAATCTTCCATCTAACGTTCCATTATATCAACAAATGGAACGAATGAACCCTAACCACCAGCACCCTGTAAATACTTACAAGGTAACTCAGCCGCCGTATCATAATAACACAACAAATGCTTATGGGAACAGCCGGGCAGGCAATGCTCATATGTTAGATGGAAAGTGGAGCAATAATCCGCCGCAAATGGTACCAAAGGGAGTTCGCCCCAATCAATATCCACAGCAGCACGTTAATAGGTATTCACCGCAAGCTCAACCTGTCGTACCTGCGGAATACTACAATGGACCTCCACCTATGCGAGCACCTCCAATGATGTCCCATATGGTACCAGCTCAGGAGCCGATACGTTACACAGCTGGTGCTAACAGGCGTAGTTTTCCCCAAGGCATGCAGCAGAATGCCTATTCCGTACCCGCTCAGCCTATGGGGGCTGTAAATAGTGAATTTTACCTACCAGAAGCTCCTCAGGGAAACAAACTGCATGGAAATATTAACAAAAGACAGGAGAGAAAGAAGCTATATGATAACATTAGAAGCGGAAATTTCGGCATATAG